Below is a window of Enterococcus gilvus ATCC BAA-350 DNA.
TCTTCTATGATATGTTGGAGGGGCAACGTCGAGATGCTCATTTTGAACAACCTCAGACGCAAAAAGAATTAGAGGAATATAGTTATTATGTTGCAGGATCTGTTGGATTAATGTTGTTGCCCATTCTCTCTGCAAATTGGCAAAGTATTATAGAAGAAGCCAAGGATTTAGGTCGGGCAATGCAGATTACGAACATCTTGCGTGACATCGGCGAAGACTTGAATGAAGGTAGAATCTACCTTCCAAAAGAACTGATGGATCAATATGGTGTGACGGAAAAAGCGATTAGAACACATCATATGAGTCAAGCATTTATTGACTTATGGGAGTTTGAAGCGCATCGTGCAGAGGAAAGTTACAAAAAGGGATTGGAAATGATCGCTGAAATTGATGAAGAATGCAGGATTCCTCTACTGACAGCAATTTATCTTTATAGAGAGATTTTGTCTGTGATACGTGAAGGAAACTATGATGTATTTGGAAAGAGACATGTAGTCAATAAAACTAGAAAACTAGTACTATTTAAAGCAGCCAATCACGACTCAAAAAGAATAGCGCTTAAAAAAAGGTAATGTTCAAACAACACTGAATAAAAGATAGTCAAGTATGCGGAGTAAGTACTCTCTGCGTACTTTTTTTGTGATCAAAAAATCTGTGAGATTTCAAAAAAGGGTACCGCTTATATCGTGACTGAAATAAGGCTGAGAAGTATTTTTTTGGAATCACTAAAACAAAATTGATTGTAAAGCAGTAAGGATGTATTGGATAAAATCAATTAAAAAATAAATAACGATTTGCCAATAATGCGTTGTTTTAGTATGGATTCTTACATCCAATTAGTTGAATTTAAATAACATGAATGGAAATAAAAATAATTTAACCATGTATTATCTTCAATCTAAAAGGAAAAGTATTTTTAGTTTGTAAAAAAGTGATGAGCAAGATTAGCAAAAAAGGATTCTTCCTCTGGTAAGGTGATGACGTATTTAAACGAAAGGAAGGTTTTAGTATGAATTTAGAAAATGAAGTGGTCGTCATTACTGGAGCAGGTGGTGGTATTGGAATAAATGCCGCAAAAAAAGTTTCTTCTTTAGGCGCTAAAGTAGTCTTGGCTGATATCGATGAGGAGCACTTACGTAGCTTAGCTGGAGAATTGAGAGCGGAAGGAGGTGCTGTGGAATACTTTAAAGTCGATGTGACGAAAAGTGAAGATATGAAGAAATTAGTCGCTTTTACAAAGGAAAAGTATGGAAAAATTGATGTTTTCTTTAATAGTGCGGGTGTGCTAAATATAGGGTTGAATCGAGAAATGCCTAGCAAAGAATACACGCAAGTGATCGAAGTAAATGTTTTAGGTGTTTTGAATGGTTTATCAGCGGTTTTGCCTGAATTTAGAAAAGTCGATAAAGGTCATGTTGTCACCATGGTTTCAATTGGCGCACATGTAGTTGGACCAGCAATGAGCACATACGCAGCATCAAAAACAGCAGTATTAAAAATTATGGAAGGGGCTCGACAAGAAGAAGCAGATACCAAAATACGATTTACATCAATTTCTCCTGGAAACGTGGCTACTGACATGGGAAGAAAATTGGATCAAACAACGGATGAGTATCAAATTCTAACACCTGAAGCCATCACAGATGCCTTGCTTTATGCCTTGCAGCAACCAGAGCAAGTAGCTATTAATGAGATTATTTTTAGACCTACAAAAATGATGGTCTAACTATTGTTAGCATCGCAAGGAGTATAAAAAGGAGAGAAATTATTTTCTCTCCTTTTAGTTACTTTTTCAATTGTTGCGGTCGGCTATTCTATTTTTTTTATACTCATTTAGACGAGTAGAGCGAGGATTGAGACAATTGATTGAGTATCTCAATTTGTTTCAAAAATCCGAGGAATGATGGCATCAATTTTTAGTACTTCACCCTCAGTGAGGGTCTTTCCATCCTTTCGCCAAATACGAATATGTCTTTGTTCCTTTTCAAGCGCATAATTTTCAGTAGTATACTTTGCGCGAGAATTATTTAACAAGGTTGTAATAAAAAGAGCTCGCAGCTGACTTAAAGAAAGTCCATTTTCGCCTTGCATTAAAAAAGGTGATTCATAGTGATAAACTCGATAATCATTAGAAATTGTTCCTCTCATAATTTCCTCCTCCAAATACCTTCTTCCTCTATTTTAGCAATAAAAGAACTGTTAAAAATAGTCTTTTATTAATAACTTACGAATTCGTTCACAATTATACTCAATTAAGAAATGATCGTTTAAAAAATAGTGATGCTTAAGATGATTCGCCGTAGGAGCTTAAAAAAAAGGATAAAAGATAAATAAGGTTTTTGATTGAAAAATAAACACAAAAATGTTAGCGTTTACATTGAAGGGCCAATTTTAAAAGGGGGGAATTAAATGATATATCGAGCAATAGCAGCTGGTGCAGAAGTAGAAAATATTGTTTCAACCAATTCCTCGAAAAGCTTTAGTGTAGATCGCCAATTTGAAAATGGGTTTACGTTGACTAATAAGGAGCAGTTGCTCTATGTGGGGAATGATAAAAAAGGGGTCCTTCCTTTCGGGATCCATCTGAATCATTCAGATTACCAGGCAATCTGTGAGAAAAAAATACGAAATTGTCAGTTTGAAAGGCAGAAGGATCAATTATATTTAATTGATTCATTCTTTGAAGTAATGATTTCAGAAAAAATATTTTATCATGGAACACCAAAAGCAATGACTGTAAATTCAGTACAATTAAAGCAAAAAATTTTCCAATTAGAGCGAGAGGAGCTACTCCTTGGCTCTGAATTCAAAGGTGAAAGAGAAGGAACGGTTCCGGCTTTTCAAAAATTGCTTTCTTTAAGTCCAACAAACCGTGCAAAAGGGATTTTATATTATTTAGGAAGAGGAGAAGGCATTTTTCCTTCTGGCGATTGTTTCTTAATTGGCTTAATGGCGGTTGATCAAGTAGTATCAATTTTTACAAACGACTTCTATCTATTACTAAGAAGTTTTCTTGTTCAAAAAAAATGGACGACAGCGCTATCGAATACCTATCTAAATTATGCATGCAAAAGAACATTTGGCAGTTTCGTCAATTCGGCAATCGATGGATTGGTCGGTAACGATGGCAATTGGAAAGTAAAAATTGAAGAATTAAAAAATCTAGGCGAGTCCTCTGCTAGCGATATATTAGCTGGTATGGTTGCTGGAGCAAATGTGTATTTGAGCAAAGAGAGAAAGGATTTTTTCATTTAACTTTACAAATGAAAAGCCAAATCGATTTTTACTTTACAAATTGAAAGTTTTTTATCTATTTACTTTTCAAAGACCTGATCGCTTTTTAATGGCGATCAGGTCTTTTAGTGTCTTTAATTGCATGTATACGAATCAGTTCATCGATTCATTTTACTTGCTAAGGCAAAATAGAACATAAAAAAAGAATCCATTTCGGCACTTTGTTTAACAGTCGCTTAGTATGTCAACTCGAACATTAGATTATCCGACTAAGGACCTATTTCGAAAAAGTAGAAAAAAATTTATAATATAGGTAACAAGTTACGTATATTGAATGACTGGAGAAAATAAAGTGGATATCGAACAATTAATAGAAGACTTTCAAACAAGTAGAGATAAACAGCAGCGCGCTATTTTCGCTAGTCTATACATTTTAGGAAATCGGCTGCAAACCTCTTTCGATAAAATTGATCCGTCTGTGACAATGAAGCAGTTTATGGTTTTAGTTATGGTAAGGCAATCGTCTGAAAGGGCTATTGATTTAACAAGTTGCGGAAAATTGCTAGGCTGTTCAAGGCAAAATATCAAAAAATTAGCGATAGCATTAGAAGCAAAGGAATTGATCGAAATGAATCGAAGTGAAGAGGATAAGCGAAAGACGGTTCTCGTCTTAACAAAGAAAGGGGAACACTATTTTCATTCAGTTGAAACATTGCACAGCCATGCTTTGGCAACCATTTTCAATGGATATTCTGATAAGGAGCTATCGAACTTTTTTGATATTTTTATGAAATTGTACCAAGGTGTCGAGAAATTGGAAATCAATGAATAAGAAGGAGAAGATGAATAAAATGGAAAAGCTTGTTATTTATGCCACGAAAAGAGGAAGTTCTAAAAAATATGCGGAGGCATTTGCACAAAAGCATGGCTATCCGATTTATGAACAAGGGGGGGTGCCTTCAGAAGACTTCGCGGGTTCAAAAAAATTATACTATTTTGGCAGTGTATACGCTGGTAGAGTTTTTCAGTTAAACAAGTTGAAAGAAAAATGCAGAGAAGGAATGGAAATCACAGTAGTACCAGTCGGTTTATCTTCAAAAAATGACCAAGAAAAAATGGTTGAAATTCGTAAAGGAATTATTGAAATTTTTCCGGAGGCAGAGATTTTCTACATGAGAGGACGATTGTCATATAAAGAATTGAGTTTCCCCGAAAAAATACTGATAAAGATGATCAATAAAGAGAGCAAGAAAAAGGAATCGCAGAATAAATTGGATATTGAAAAAGCAATTGGACAAGTTGTAGAGGAAGACGGTGTAGACTTTATCAATTTAAACGAATTAGAAGTTATTGAGTAGGACTATCAATAACCCGTTTATGGTCGAATAGTGCCTTTCATAAGTCCAAATGAAAGGACTTGCGTATATAATTTATTTATTTGATAATATTTTGATTGCAATTTGGAATGATTTGTATTAGACTAATTCCAATCTATACGTATGCATTGAAGAGAAGAGTAATTAATCACGAAACGATTAAAGAGACCCTCGGCTGGTGAAAAGAGGGATCGTGGAAAGTTAATGAAGATGAGCTCTGAGCATTCAGTTTGTTCACGCAAATTGAACGGAAAGCGACCGTTACTTCGCCGGGTATGTAAGTACCGTTGAGGTATTATCTGAAAGGATAATACGAATAAGGGTGGTAACGCGAAAATATTCGTCCCTTTATTTATCAGTAGATTGGTAGGTAAAGGGACGGATATTTTTTTATTTGTCAAAATTTAATAGGAGTGTGTCAGTATGAAAAAAATTGGTTTCGTTGCATTGGTATTTAGTTGTTTCATTTTTTTAGCAGCTTGTAGTTCGGGTTCCGCAGAGAAAGCGGATAAAATAAAAATTGGGGCCTCCCCTACGCCTCATGCAGAAATTTTAGAACATATCAAACCCGAATTGAAAAAGAAGGGGATTGAACTAGAAATTGTAAAATTTGATGACTATGTTTTACCGAATAAAGCGTTAGAAAATGGGGATATAGATGCAAATTATTTTTCAACAGTCCCTTATTTTAATTTACAAAAAAAAGAAAACGACTATCGTTTTTCAAATATAGGAGCAATCCATTTAGAACCGATGGGGATCTATTCACACAAAATAAAGAAAATTAGCGAAATACCTTCTGGTGCGAAAGTAATCGTCTCAAACGTTCCCTCAGAATGGGGACGTGTGCTGAATATTTTTGTTGAGAATAAACTTTTAAAAATCAAGCCAGGAGTAGCCATCGATAAAGCTACTTTTGAAGACATAACAGAAAATCCAAAAAACTTAGTCTTTGATCATAGTGTCGATCCAACCTTATTAACCTCGGCTTTTGAAAACAATGAAGGAGATCTTGTCGCGATCAATTCTAATTTTGCTTATGAAAAAGGATTGAATCCAGTAAAAGATTCTTTAATGATCGAGCAAAAGAACTCGCCATATGTAAACATCGTAGCGACAAAAACGAGCAATAAAGAGAATAAAGACTTGAAAAAAGTGGTGGATGTCCTACATGAGCCGCAAGTGCAAAAGTGGATCGAGAAAAAATGGGGTGGATCGATTGTACCCGTCAGTGAATAAATGAAAGAAGAGGTGAATAAGATGGAGAGAGCAGTATTTGCAGGTGGTTGTTTCTGGTGTATGATTCAACCTTTCGATAGCCTTGCGGGCATTCAATCGGTAATCTCAGGTTATACAGGGGGAACAAAGGAAAACCCAACGTATTTAGAAGTTAAAAGTGGCGAGACAGGTCATACGGAGGCCGTGGAAATTATATATGATCCTTTAGTTATTTCATACGATGAGCTTCTAGAAATCTATTGGCAACAGACAGACCCAACGGACGCATTTGGTCAATTTGAAGATCGAGGGAGCAGTTACAGACCGGTTATTTTTTACTTTGACGAGAAGCAAAAAGAACATGCTGAAAAAAGTAAGGAAACACTGCAAAATAGCGGAAGATTTGATGAGCCGATTGTAACTAAAATCGAGAAAGCAACGGTATTCTATCCAGCAGAGGAAGAGCATCAAGACTATTATCAAAGGAATCCTGAAAACTATCAAAAAAATGCAGCCCGCAGAAAAAAATTTATCTCTGAGTTTTGGTAGAAGCGACGAGGTTCCATGAAACACGCTAACTAGGGACAACTCAAAAGAAAAACCTTTCTTTTGAGTTGTCCCTGATTAATTTTCTCCTTAAACAGAAAAATGTGACATATGTCCTAATTGTTTTTCTTTTGAGTGATTACAATAAGCATATAGGAGGTGCTTATTATGATAATCCTAGTCTTACTTTTGATTTTTATAGTTGTCGCTTTATATTTAAGAAAGCAAAATAAGAACAAATCAGAATTTATTTATTGGGAAAAAATCGATGAGTTAGAAAAGCAGAGAAAAGAAATGATTTTACAACGCGCGCGAGAAAGACAAAATTTCTAAAAAAGTCAGCCGATTTGCTTTAAAAGCAAGAAACCGGCTGATTATTTTTTACAGCGTTTCATTTTCAAAATAAGAAACTTCTGACGAGTACTGGATCAATTTTTCTTTATCAAGTAGTAAGAATGCTCGTTTTTCCTTTTTTAAAATGTTGCTCTCACACAATTTTTTTAGTAAACGTAATAGGTGGCGATAGCTGATGCCAATTGTTGCCGCAACATCAGAAAGATTGTCATAAAAATAATTTTTGTAGGCGCCTTTTAATATATAAGTACAGAGTCTTTGTTCTCCAGAGTAAAGTGCATTTGAAGAATAGTCATGTGAGGAGCTCATTAGATTGTTTGATAACCCCTTCGCCAGCTCGGTCATAAAAGTTAAATTTTTGAACATTGTATCATCGTCATCTTGAAAAGGAACGACGAGACATTCGAAAGCTGAGAGTGCAACGACAGAGGCTGTAGCATAGTTTGTCTTGGACATTAATTCGACATCTCCGATGATACCGCTTGATAGATAGTATGCTAAAACAAGACTTTTTCCTGAAGGAGAAGTTGTACAAACTTTCGCCTTTCCAGAGACAACCAGCAGGATATATTTATATTCAAATCCCTGAGAAAAAACGATATCTCCAGACTCGTAGTGACGTATTTCACATAGCGCGTGATGATCGGATAATCCATATTTTTTTAACAATTTAAAATGGTGTTCTTGTAACGGATAAGTCATATGATCTCCCTCGTTTCTCCTAATGACTGATAGGAAGCATTGGTTATTAGTCATTTTACTATTTTCGGGTTTAAGTTGTCGCGATAAACGCCTAAACAAGTTCGGTAAATGCAAACTAAGTAAGAAAGTCCCTCGTTCGACCCTCCAAATGATATTTGTGCTTTTTTAGAAATTACTATAAATAATTTGGGGTTTTTTAAAAATTCATTTGTGCAATATGTTACAATTGAAGTTGCAATACAAACGCTTTCAATAACTAGGAGGTAAAGTGAATGACAAAAACAGTAATAGTTGGTACAAACCATGCAGGGATTGCCGCAGCGAACACGTTATTAGACACATTCGATGATCAGGAAGTAGTAATGATCGATCGGAACAATAATTTGAGTTATTTGGGTTGTGGAACGGCGTTATGGGTGGGACGTCAAATAGACTCTTATGAAGGCTTATTTTATACAAAAAAAGAAGACTTTGAGAGCAAAGGTGCTAAGATCTCCATGGAAACAACCGTTGATCACATTGATTATGGGAAAAAAGAAGTTCATTGTCTGCTTAATAATGGCGAATCATTCATTGAAAGCTACGACAAGCTAATTTTAGCGACAGGGTCAGTGCCAATATCACCGAATGTTCCTGGTCGAGATTTAGAAAATATTCATTTTTTGAAACGTTTTCAAGATGGTCAAGCGGTTGATGAAATTTTAAATTCAGATAGTATCGAGAATGTTGCGGTAATCGGTGCTGGCTATATTGGTGTAGAAATTGCTGAGGCAGCAAAACGACGCGGAAAAAATGTTTTATTATTTGATGCAATGGAGCGTTCACTGCCAAGCTATTATGATAAATGGTTTACTGATGACATGGATGCTACTTTAAGCGAGCATGGAATTGAACTGCATTTCGGGGAGCTTGCGAAAGAGTATAAAGGCAATGGAAAGGTGGAATCCATTGTCACTGACAAAGGGGAGTATCCTATTGAACTTGTCATTAATGCAATCGGATTTTTGCCAAACAATGAATTGGGAAAAAGCCATCTGGACTTGTATAAAAATGGTGCCTATTTAGTTGATCGCTATCAACAAACGAGCGATCCAAATGTATATGCAGTCGGAGATTGCGCAACGATTTATTCAAATGCACTTCAAGATACAACCTACATTGCTTTAGCAACCAATGCAGTACGATCAGGTATTGTAGCAGGTTACAACATAGGTGGCGTTTCCTTAGAATCTACTGGGGTACAAGGATCTAATGGTATTTCTATTTTTGGGCTGCATATGGTATCGACAGGATTATCCGTTGAAGCAGCAGCTAAAAATGGTATTGACGTAAAATACACAGATTTTGAAGATTTACAGCGTCCTGGTTTTATGAAAAAGAATGCCAAAGTTAAAATCCGTATTGTGTATGAAGAAAGTTCTCGTCGAGTAGTCGGCGCACAATTATCTTCAACAGAAGATATTTCGGGTGTGATTCACATGTTCTCATTAGCGATTGAAGAACAAGTGACGATTGATAAATTGAAGCTATTAGATATCTTCTTCCTGCCTCATTTTAACCAACCGTATAACTATATTACTATGGCGGCCCTAGATGCAGAATAAGTAAACAAGTACAAAAAATTCCCTCAACGTTTGATAATTTTCTGACGTTGAGGGAATTGTTTTATAATAAAGAAAAATTTATTTGGTTCTTTTTAAAATGTCTAAAATTTTCTGATAGTTTTGATTTTGAAAAATTTGATAGTTGATCTTTTCATAAAGCCTTACCGCATGATGGCTCCAGGTTTGTGTACTTAAATAAAGATCCTGGTTCGGGTAGTATTCATGAAGAAGTTCAGTAACACGAATGACTAAAGCCTTGGCCAGGCCCTTTTTTTGTTCCTCAGGAATCACACCTAACCAATGCAGTCTTGGGGAACGATCTTCTGTCCACCAAGCCGTGAAGGTTGCGACCTTTTTCCCTTCAGGGTTCTCTATAAAAAGCATCCGACGGCGTAGTTCTTTTTCGTAAGGCATAAAAGAATGCTGAAAGTACTCGGCGGCTTCCTTCTCTGAATCAAATTCTAAGACGGCTGTTTCAATACGACACCAATCTCTTTCATCGCCAGGTTTATAAAAAGCGAAGCGATAACCATCAGGTAAAGTAATTTTAGGTAAGGGCGGTGCATCTGAGGGACGGAACATCGTAAAAGGAATGAATGGTACAGATTTATCCAACATAAGAAGACCTCCATTTTTTTCTCAATAAAATCGTATCATGTAGGGCATGCAAAAGCTAGTTCGTTTTTTACTTATATAGGAAACGATGTTACTGATCATTGATCATAAAACTTCTAATATAAAAAAATTGGAGCCTTTGTTTTCAATGGCTATTATATAATGAATAGAGAAATTGGATTACAGAAATATTCCAGTTTGTCAAGATTTTTTTAGTAGTGAATACCGATTCGCTGCAAGATAGTATCTATTAACAATTTAGGAAGGTCGTGTTTTTATGGCAAAGAGGGTGTTCTTCAGCTTTTCTTACGAAGAAGATTGGTCTCGAGCATTCGTTGTTAAGAATAATTGGACGCTTAAAGAAAATGACGAGTCTGGGTTTATTAACAAAGCAGAGTTTGAACGAATGAAACGGGATGGCAGTGCAAATATTGAACGATGGATTGACAAACAATTGGTGGGAACCTCTGTAACAGTGGTTTTGATTGGAAGCGAAACATTGGATTCAACGTATGTTCAATATGGAATAAAGAAAAGTTATGAGCGTGGCAATACAATCATAGCGCTCAAAATTGGAAAAGTTAAAAATTTGAATCAGCAAACATCAATCAGTCAATCAGTGGTAAAGATAGTAGGAAAAAATGAGGAAGGAAAATTATTATGGTTTGATGAGATCTTGGATGAGGAATATGATTATATCAAAAACGATGGGTATACGAACTTAGAAAAATGGATAGAGAACGTTGATAAAGTAAAAGAGGGGTAATAAAGAAACGGCATCGGACTATCCATATAATCGATGACAATAAAAGGGGATAAAGAGAGCGATGGTCTTTAAAAAAAGAAAAAGGGCGAGTGACTGGACAAAACGTTCAACACTCGCTTTTTTTAAATTCAAATTTATTGTAATTTTATAAAAATATCTCCATGATTTAATCACTAATTAACTATTTTATCGAAAAGACTTTACATAGAATTAATTCAAAATAATAATCATTCTTTCACAAAAAGAATTTTTGTTTTTTTTAGGCTAAATACTCTTGCTAAACGGATAACGTTTCGATATACTCGGTAAGGAAAAGACCCCGATTTTAAAATGGGAGGCAGGAGGTGTCCTTATGCTTAAAAATTATCAACGGTGACTATGAAATCAGTCATTACTTAGAGTTTCTAAGCAAGTAGGACAACTGATTTTCCTCCGATGGGTCAAAGTTTTAATCGAATTAAGTGACGATTAAGCACGTGGATTGAGACAGTGCAGGAGGGAACATACTTGATTTAGTATGTTTTTTTGTCGTGTGCAAAATGAGCATTTCCTACTTGTGAAAACGGTTTAAGTGAAAAAACAAACTTTTAGAGGAGCAATTAAAATGAAAAAAATGATTACAGTAATTGGCTGTTTGTTGTTAACAGCATTAGTTGTCTATTCAAAAACAGAAGTGGTTCATGCTGCGGATAAGTCGAACAAAGTTCAGCGGTTGGTCAAAAGCAAAGATATCAAAGAGGATGATTTCTTTGTCGATGCAAAATGGGCTAAAAAACAAATGAAAAATAACGAAGATACAGTGATTATCGAGGCTTCTTATGGTGAAGGTAAAGACTATAAAAAGGCTCATATTCCAGGCGCCCTCCATATCGACACAATGGAAATTGAAAGTGAAGAAACCAATTGGAATATTTTCGATGCTGAAACATGTAAAGAAGTATTTTTAAAACGCGGCGTGACAAAAACAACGCCAATAATTGTCTATTCTAGTGATATCAATGCAGCAGCACGTGTAGCCTTCGTTGCCTATTGGTTGGGTGTAGACCAAGTGAAGATTTTAGATGGCGGATTAAAGGCATGGGAAAAAGCGGACTATAAAGTAGAAAAAGGGGAAGAAGAAGGAAAAGCAGCAAAAGATTTCGGTGCGAACGTTCCAGGACGCCCTGAGTACTTAATTTCTACTTCTGCTGATTTAGTTGCTTCAAAAGAAAAGAATCCTGAGTTAGTTTTAGCAAGTATTCGTAGTTGGAAAGAGTTCACAGGCAAAACTAGCGGATATGACTATATTGAAAATGCGGGTGAACCTGAAGGCGCTGTATACGCAAAATCAAGTAAAACGAGTGCTGATGTTGCTCAATTAATGAATAACGATGGAACTGTCAAAGAACCAACAAAAATTTTTGCTGCATGGAAAAAATGGGGAATCACGCCTGATAAAGAAGTTGCTTTCTATTGTGGGACTGGTTGGCGTGCAGCAACGGCATTCTTTATTACAAAACAAGAAGGCTGGAAGGATGTACGATTATTTGACGGCGGATGGTTTGATTGGGATAAAGCACATCAAAAAGATCCAAGTAAATATCCGGTTCAAATCGGCGACCCAAGAGACAAAGATAAAGTGAAAATCTTGAAATAATGAAACTTTTTAGAATTTTTGTGCATATAATACAAAGTGGTCTGATTTATGTCATCTATCTGATGAATGATCTCTATAAAAATCATTTAGGGTTTATGCGGAATGTGTCATTTTATTCTCATAAGGTCAATAATAGTGCTGTCGGCAGTAAGTTATTTTTACTGCCGGTAGTTTTAGTCGTAATTGCACTCTTACTAACCTTAAAAAAAAGAACGATAGAGTCATTTTTACTGGTGATGATTAGCGGACTTTTCTTAGTTTGGCAGCTATTTTTTACGCTAGAAGCATCGCCAATCTACTATTTAATAAGTGCTATTTTATGTTTAGGAGTTTTATTACAACTAGCGGTAGTGTTATTAATGAGGAGCTCGTCTAATGGATTACTCAAGTAAAACAATTGAAATGGCTCAGTTAATCGCGGAAACTTGCACAAGTTGCAAACGCTGCATGAAAGACTGTCTTTTTTTACAGCAATACTGTGAGAATCCTAAAGAATTGTTTCAACGCTTTTTAGAAAAAGATTTGGCGCCAATCTTTCCTTTTTCATGTATGTTATGTGGTCGATGTACGGTAGTTTGTCCATTACAGTTAAAACTAGATGAGGCTTTTTTAGCTATCCGTCAAGATTTAGTCAAAGAAAAAAATCCTCTAAAACAGCTAAAAAGTGTAGAGATG
It encodes the following:
- a CDS encoding GNAT family N-acetyltransferase yields the protein MLDKSVPFIPFTMFRPSDAPPLPKITLPDGYRFAFYKPGDERDWCRIETAVLEFDSEKEAAEYFQHSFMPYEKELRRRMLFIENPEGKKVATFTAWWTEDRSPRLHWLGVIPEEQKKGLAKALVIRVTELLHEYYPNQDLYLSTQTWSHHAVRLYEKINYQIFQNQNYQKILDILKRTK
- a CDS encoding MarR family winged helix-turn-helix transcriptional regulator; its protein translation is MDIEQLIEDFQTSRDKQQRAIFASLYILGNRLQTSFDKIDPSVTMKQFMVLVMVRQSSERAIDLTSCGKLLGCSRQNIKKLAIALEAKELIEMNRSEEDKRKTVLVLTKKGEHYFHSVETLHSHALATIFNGYSDKELSNFFDIFMKLYQGVEKLEINE
- a CDS encoding phytoene/squalene synthase family protein; the encoded protein is MTNKLSNDFVHYQDDFDYCKKIIKHHSKSFYAAFSQLPEQKAMSVYAIYAFCRRADDIIDVEKKPEKLEVMRDQLDEFQKGNCPEEPMWRALAVVFDHYPLDIKFFYDMLEGQRRDAHFEQPQTQKELEEYSYYVAGSVGLMLLPILSANWQSIIEEAKDLGRAMQITNILRDIGEDLNEGRIYLPKELMDQYGVTEKAIRTHHMSQAFIDLWEFEAHRAEESYKKGLEMIAEIDEECRIPLLTAIYLYREILSVIREGNYDVFGKRHVVNKTRKLVLFKAANHDSKRIALKKR
- the nox gene encoding H2O-forming NADH oxidase, which gives rise to MTKTVIVGTNHAGIAAANTLLDTFDDQEVVMIDRNNNLSYLGCGTALWVGRQIDSYEGLFYTKKEDFESKGAKISMETTVDHIDYGKKEVHCLLNNGESFIESYDKLILATGSVPISPNVPGRDLENIHFLKRFQDGQAVDEILNSDSIENVAVIGAGYIGVEIAEAAKRRGKNVLLFDAMERSLPSYYDKWFTDDMDATLSEHGIELHFGELAKEYKGNGKVESIVTDKGEYPIELVINAIGFLPNNELGKSHLDLYKNGAYLVDRYQQTSDPNVYAVGDCATIYSNALQDTTYIALATNAVRSGIVAGYNIGGVSLESTGVQGSNGISIFGLHMVSTGLSVEAAAKNGIDVKYTDFEDLQRPGFMKKNAKVKIRIVYEESSRRVVGAQLSSTEDISGVIHMFSLAIEEQVTIDKLKLLDIFFLPHFNQPYNYITMAALDAE
- a CDS encoding flavodoxin domain-containing protein; this encodes MNKMEKLVIYATKRGSSKKYAEAFAQKHGYPIYEQGGVPSEDFAGSKKLYYFGSVYAGRVFQLNKLKEKCREGMEITVVPVGLSSKNDQEKMVEIRKGIIEIFPEAEIFYMRGRLSYKELSFPEKILIKMINKESKKKESQNKLDIEKAIGQVVEEDGVDFINLNELEVIE
- a CDS encoding DUF2877 domain-containing protein: MIYRAIAAGAEVENIVSTNSSKSFSVDRQFENGFTLTNKEQLLYVGNDKKGVLPFGIHLNHSDYQAICEKKIRNCQFERQKDQLYLIDSFFEVMISEKIFYHGTPKAMTVNSVQLKQKIFQLEREELLLGSEFKGEREGTVPAFQKLLSLSPTNRAKGILYYLGRGEGIFPSGDCFLIGLMAVDQVVSIFTNDFYLLLRSFLVQKKWTTALSNTYLNYACKRTFGSFVNSAIDGLVGNDGNWKVKIEELKNLGESSASDILAGMVAGANVYLSKERKDFFI
- a CDS encoding TIR domain-containing protein — its product is MAKRVFFSFSYEEDWSRAFVVKNNWTLKENDESGFINKAEFERMKRDGSANIERWIDKQLVGTSVTVVLIGSETLDSTYVQYGIKKSYERGNTIIALKIGKVKNLNQQTSISQSVVKIVGKNEEGKLLWFDEILDEEYDYIKNDGYTNLEKWIENVDKVKEG
- a CDS encoding Crp/Fnr family transcriptional regulator; its protein translation is MTYPLQEHHFKLLKKYGLSDHHALCEIRHYESGDIVFSQGFEYKYILLVVSGKAKVCTTSPSGKSLVLAYYLSSGIIGDVELMSKTNYATASVVALSAFECLVVPFQDDDDTMFKNLTFMTELAKGLSNNLMSSSHDYSSNALYSGEQRLCTYILKGAYKNYFYDNLSDVAATIGISYRHLLRLLKKLCESNILKKEKRAFLLLDKEKLIQYSSEVSYFENETL
- the msrA gene encoding peptide-methionine (S)-S-oxide reductase MsrA, encoding MERAVFAGGCFWCMIQPFDSLAGIQSVISGYTGGTKENPTYLEVKSGETGHTEAVEIIYDPLVISYDELLEIYWQQTDPTDAFGQFEDRGSSYRPVIFYFDEKQKEHAEKSKETLQNSGRFDEPIVTKIEKATVFYPAEEEHQDYYQRNPENYQKNAARRKKFISEFW
- a CDS encoding SDR family oxidoreductase, encoding MNLENEVVVITGAGGGIGINAAKKVSSLGAKVVLADIDEEHLRSLAGELRAEGGAVEYFKVDVTKSEDMKKLVAFTKEKYGKIDVFFNSAGVLNIGLNREMPSKEYTQVIEVNVLGVLNGLSAVLPEFRKVDKGHVVTMVSIGAHVVGPAMSTYAASKTAVLKIMEGARQEEADTKIRFTSISPGNVATDMGRKLDQTTDEYQILTPEAITDALLYALQQPEQVAINEIIFRPTKMMV
- a CDS encoding MetQ/NlpA family ABC transporter substrate-binding protein, whose translation is MKKIGFVALVFSCFIFLAACSSGSAEKADKIKIGASPTPHAEILEHIKPELKKKGIELEIVKFDDYVLPNKALENGDIDANYFSTVPYFNLQKKENDYRFSNIGAIHLEPMGIYSHKIKKISEIPSGAKVIVSNVPSEWGRVLNIFVENKLLKIKPGVAIDKATFEDITENPKNLVFDHSVDPTLLTSAFENNEGDLVAINSNFAYEKGLNPVKDSLMIEQKNSPYVNIVATKTSNKENKDLKKVVDVLHEPQVQKWIEKKWGGSIVPVSE